ATTCGCTCGAAGTTTCTCGATACTCGACGCGTGGTGACGCGATCCTCGGCGTTCGATCCGCCCGAATACGTCTCCTGGCAGCCCGGAGACGCAGTCCTCCGGGAGTGGGAAGAGACGCTGCAGGCGTCCCGGGCGCGCGCGCGCCTGATCGAGGCTCTCTCGCCACGCCGGCACCTGGATCTCTATGCCGGCCTCGTCTGCACCCGCCTCCTCGACACCTCCCTCAAGCGCTGGGTGAAGCAGGGCGTGATCTCCAAGGCCTGGCTCGGGACCGGCGAGGAAGCGGTCACGGTGGGCAATGTGCATGCACTCCGGCGCGGGCCCGGCGGCGACGTGGTCGGCCCCATGATTCGCAATGCCGGCGCCTATCGCGAGATGGGATTGCCCCTCACGGCGGTGTTCAAATCCTACCTGGGGACGCACGACCAGCCCTGCAGGGGCCGGGATCTGCACATTGGCGACCTCGAGCTAGGCGTCGTGGCGCCCATCAGCATGGTGGCGGCGCTCGTGCCCGTGTGCGCTGGCATCGCCCTCGCCTTCCGGCAGCGCCGCGAGGACCGGGTCGCCCTCACCTGGGTAGGGGACGGCAGCGTCCGCTGTGGCGATTTCCACGAGGGCATGAGCCTTGCGGCGGCGCTGAGCGTGCCCTTAATTGTCGTAGTGCAGAATAACCAGATCGCCCTCGGCACGCGTGTCGAGGTACACACGAGAGCGCCGCTCGAGCAGCTGCACCTCGCCTACGGCGTCAAGGGTTACCGCTGCGAAGGCAACCATGTCCTCGACGTCTACGCGGCCACGATGCAGGCCGTGAGCGATTGTCGCAAAGGCCGCGGTCCCGTGCTGCTCCTCAGCAACACTTTCCGCATGGGCGGTCACGCCACACACGACGAGGCCGAAGCCCGGCAGCTCGTCCCTGCGGCGCTCTTCCGCTACTGGGGTGAACGGGACCCCATCGGTCTCTACGAAACATGGCTCGAGCGTTCGGCGCTACCCCTCGAAGAAGGACTCGAAGGCGCCGCGCTGGCAGGCCTGCCGGCAGCGCGCCCGGCGCGCAACCGCGCCGTCCTCGAGCACG
This Candidatus Krumholzibacteriia bacterium DNA region includes the following protein-coding sequences:
- a CDS encoding thiamine pyrophosphate-dependent dehydrogenase E1 component subunit alpha, whose product is MVTRSSAFDPPEYVSWQPGDAVLREWEETLQASRARARLIEALSPRRHLDLYAGLVCTRLLDTSLKRWVKQGVISKAWLGTGEEAVTVGNVHALRRGPGGDVVGPMIRNAGAYREMGLPLTAVFKSYLGTHDQPCRGRDLHIGDLELGVVAPISMVAALVPVCAGIALAFRQRREDRVALTWVGDGSVRCGDFHEGMSLAAALSVPLIVVVQNNQIALGTRVEVHTRAPLEQLHLAYGVKGYRCEGNHVLDVYAATMQAVSDCRKGRGPVLLLSNTFRMGGHATHDEAEARQLVPAALFRYWGERDPIGLYETWLERSALPLEEGLEGAALAGLPAARPARNRAVLEHVAQAAAAEVEAAAAEALESRTHSMPDGSDVDHGVYARPIE